A stretch of Desulfobacter hydrogenophilus DNA encodes these proteins:
- a CDS encoding M55 family metallopeptidase has protein sequence MKFIIAVDCEGPACVVGSPGKALSVSRDYTFACREATLEVNAAARGLFDSGAEEVWVWDSHGQGLNLCIDQLDKRCRLILGKGFTRRFPGLDNRFSGVVMIGYHAMEGTKNAILAHTYSSDAYKNIRANGQTVGEIALDSAVAGEFDVPLIFISSDDKGCREASVFMPWIETVITKQGMGRNCALSKHPHMVQEEIYSGICRAVKDIEQMKPLKFQPPVRLEIDFKAILQTVKALVYRRRGWRPTGPKTIAKELGSMLEWNC, from the coding sequence ATGAAATTCATCATAGCTGTTGACTGCGAAGGTCCGGCCTGCGTTGTCGGCAGCCCTGGCAAAGCCCTTAGCGTTTCCCGGGATTACACGTTTGCCTGCCGGGAAGCCACCCTTGAAGTCAATGCAGCCGCCCGGGGGCTATTTGATTCCGGCGCAGAGGAGGTCTGGGTATGGGACAGTCACGGCCAGGGCCTTAACCTTTGTATTGATCAGCTTGACAAAAGGTGCAGGCTTATTCTGGGAAAAGGGTTTACCCGCCGGTTTCCCGGGCTGGACAACCGGTTTTCAGGGGTCGTAATGATCGGTTACCACGCTATGGAAGGGACAAAAAATGCCATACTGGCACATACATATAGCTCAGACGCCTATAAAAATATACGCGCCAATGGACAGACTGTCGGGGAGATTGCACTGGATAGTGCTGTGGCAGGGGAATTTGATGTGCCGCTAATTTTTATTTCCAGCGACGATAAAGGATGCCGGGAGGCCTCAGTCTTCATGCCGTGGATAGAAACAGTCATCACCAAACAGGGGATGGGAAGAAACTGCGCCCTGAGCAAACACCCCCATATGGTTCAGGAAGAAATATATTCGGGTATCTGCCGGGCAGTAAAGGATATAGAGCAGATGAAACCACTTAAATTTCAGCCGCCGGTCCGCCTGGAAATTGACTTTAAAGCCATTCTCCAGACTGTTAAAGCGTTGGTATACAGGCGTCGGGGATGGCGACCCACCGGCCCAAAAACAATAGCCAAAGAACTTGGCAGCATGCTGGAATGGAATTGTTAG
- a CDS encoding phenylacetate--CoA ligase family protein — MIPVIARNIFRFQELLLGRPSFQILNELNQSQWWSKDRLEKLRQDRLNALIDVAYTRTPYWKELMDSRQIKPGDIRTLKDLQQFPLLEKDTLRKKREQMVWREEGKRVQLVRTSGSTNEALEFYTSSSREAHINAARMRGHEWVGVRRGEKEMYYWGSPVELSKQDKIKRFRDFLVNDGLSNGFELNKERVRQYVSQWMAWKPKCLFGYPSTFVLTVSMCLDMGINLSSLKDRGLHAIITTSEMLSDIDRDLISQAFGVPVFDSFGLREGGLIGHECEQGTMHCMDEQVILETIDPESLEPTNGEGELVITNIVGKAFPIIRYRTGDIVTLSQKECACGIKLSSIKISGGRAVEFIVTKTGKWVVGYSFIYIARMVKGIVKFQVVQEELGEIRIRLAVDTQFPENGKDQVKELARTRLNSDDNILVEIVDDIEPAPSGKYRPVISKVAEQLYKERSFS; from the coding sequence ATGATACCCGTTATTGCCAGAAATATATTTCGTTTCCAGGAGCTTTTACTGGGTCGCCCCAGTTTTCAGATCCTCAATGAATTGAATCAGAGTCAGTGGTGGTCAAAAGACCGACTGGAAAAATTAAGACAGGATCGATTAAATGCGTTGATTGATGTGGCATATACCCGGACACCCTATTGGAAAGAACTCATGGATTCCAGGCAGATCAAGCCTGGCGATATCCGGACGTTAAAAGATCTGCAGCAATTCCCTTTACTGGAAAAAGATACGCTGCGCAAAAAGCGTGAGCAGATGGTCTGGAGAGAAGAAGGAAAGCGAGTGCAGTTGGTTCGGACCAGCGGTTCTACTAATGAGGCCTTGGAATTCTATACGTCTTCCAGCCGGGAAGCCCATATCAATGCGGCTCGAATGCGAGGGCATGAGTGGGTGGGGGTACGCAGGGGAGAAAAGGAAATGTATTACTGGGGATCCCCAGTGGAACTGAGCAAGCAGGATAAAATCAAACGGTTCAGAGATTTTCTTGTCAATGACGGGCTCTCCAACGGATTTGAATTGAATAAGGAGCGGGTCCGGCAGTATGTTTCCCAATGGATGGCATGGAAGCCCAAATGTCTGTTTGGCTATCCTTCCACTTTTGTCTTGACGGTTTCCATGTGCCTGGACATGGGGATTAATCTTAGCAGTTTAAAAGATCGTGGCCTTCATGCAATTATTACCACATCTGAAATGCTTTCGGATATAGACCGTGATTTGATCAGCCAGGCATTCGGAGTGCCCGTATTTGACTCTTTTGGATTACGAGAGGGCGGACTGATAGGGCACGAATGCGAACAGGGGACTATGCACTGCATGGATGAGCAGGTCATTCTTGAAACCATTGATCCTGAATCTCTTGAACCGACCAACGGAGAAGGTGAACTGGTAATCACCAATATCGTGGGCAAAGCTTTTCCCATTATCCGTTACAGAACGGGTGATATTGTTACGCTTTCACAAAAAGAGTGCGCCTGTGGCATAAAATTGTCTTCAATTAAGATCAGTGGCGGCAGGGCCGTGGAATTTATTGTAACTAAAACGGGAAAATGGGTGGTTGGCTATTCTTTTATCTATATCGCCAGAATGGTAAAAGGCATCGTTAAATTCCAGGTCGTTCAGGAAGAACTTGGTGAGATTCGAATCCGGCTTGCTGTAGATACTCAATTCCCTGAAAACGGTAAAGACCAGGTCAAGGAACTAGCCCGAACCCGCTTAAACAGTGACGACAATATCCTTGTGGAAATAGTCGACGATATTGAACCGGCGCCTTCTGGAAAATACCGGCCGGTCATCAGTAAAGTGGCTGAACAGCTTTATAAAGAACGGTCTTTCTCCTAA
- a CDS encoding polysaccharide deacetylase family protein, with protein MKPGILFTFDVECSMGGAWGTDLEPIPPSRGMMGQYGTRQLGIPLICKILNRYDVKATFFLEPFNEELGYPGETEPVCQYLMEHGQDVQLHVHPGHYHYGLQRRGKHFKMTDQIAELPLELQQQIISDGADRLTAWTGQKPIAFRAGNMGASDDTLKILPETGIWMDSSYTFPYVGGQCLFKDKERYNGSKWYGDVLEVALSGFRQPDWPGLYPSKPVDLMGSSFEECRDAVRMICDAGADAVLILHSFSLFKVKDIQYNDGKLNRIVTRRFEKFCKWLADNRDKYPDRTFSQLGKMIKEDGYTPKSVEPCLINKPIRALTRKVVQGLNNFYFF; from the coding sequence ATGAAACCGGGTATATTATTTACATTTGATGTGGAATGCAGCATGGGCGGGGCCTGGGGAACAGATCTCGAGCCAATCCCTCCGTCCCGGGGTATGATGGGGCAATACGGCACCAGGCAGCTTGGTATCCCGCTGATTTGTAAAATTTTAAATCGATATGATGTTAAGGCCACGTTTTTTCTGGAGCCATTTAATGAAGAACTTGGATATCCGGGAGAGACAGAGCCAGTTTGTCAATATTTGATGGAACATGGCCAGGACGTGCAGCTCCATGTGCATCCAGGCCACTATCATTACGGCCTCCAACGGCGGGGAAAGCACTTTAAGATGACGGATCAGATTGCAGAACTGCCCTTGGAACTTCAGCAGCAAATTATTTCAGATGGGGCTGACAGGCTTACCGCATGGACAGGGCAGAAACCCATTGCATTCAGAGCCGGAAATATGGGGGCGTCTGACGACACACTCAAAATCCTGCCGGAAACCGGAATATGGATGGACAGCAGTTATACTTTTCCCTATGTGGGGGGACAGTGCCTGTTTAAAGATAAAGAAAGATATAACGGTTCAAAATGGTATGGAGATGTTCTTGAGGTGGCCCTGTCCGGATTTCGTCAGCCGGACTGGCCCGGGCTTTATCCCAGTAAGCCTGTGGACCTGATGGGATCCTCCTTTGAAGAGTGCCGGGATGCCGTGAGAATGATCTGTGATGCCGGGGCGGATGCTGTTTTGATTCTGCACAGTTTCAGTCTGTTTAAGGTAAAGGACATACAGTATAACGACGGCAAATTGAACCGGATTGTCACCCGGCGGTTTGAAAAGTTCTGCAAATGGCTGGCTGATAACAGGGACAAGTATCCGGACCGGACTTTTTCCCAATTGGGAAAAATGATCAAGGAAGATGGGTATACACCTAAATCAGTCGAGCCCTGCTTGATCAACAAGCCGATCCGGGCCTTGACCCGGAAGGTTGTCCAGGGCTTAAATAATTTTTATTTTTTTTAA
- a CDS encoding GxxExxY protein yields MRDKETYSIIGAAMTVHNELGNGFLEAVYQEALEHEFQFGKIPYEREKTLPVYYRGNRLTAHYKADFLCFESVIVELKALQQISGVEEAQVINYMKASGIKKSLLINFGARQLQYKRLVYNF; encoded by the coding sequence ATGCGTGATAAAGAAACGTATTCCATTATTGGCGCGGCCATGACCGTTCATAATGAACTTGGTAATGGGTTTCTGGAAGCGGTTTATCAGGAGGCGCTGGAGCATGAGTTTCAATTCGGGAAGATACCGTATGAGAGGGAAAAAACATTGCCTGTCTACTATCGGGGAAACCGGTTGACAGCTCACTATAAAGCAGACTTTCTCTGTTTCGAATCAGTGATCGTCGAGTTGAAAGCTTTGCAGCAGATTTCTGGCGTTGAGGAAGCACAGGTTATCAATTACATGAAGGCCTCTGGTATAAAGAAAAGTCTTTTGATTAATTTTGGTGCCAGGCAGCTTCAGTACAAAAGACTGGTTTATAATTTTTAG
- a CDS encoding ATP-grasp domain-containing protein produces MYAVKPFIQEKIKEKDRRRRVLAIVGDTQVGLWVVRNLAMNGLTVHCIVKSKYGQPAHSRYSSSAWVMESPAYSPGFIDEITELVNLLDVGSIMPVAEGYHNVLIDVRDQFEPDVHLFSPAREAFDKATDKDYMQELCQKLGVPVAKGMCLDQFMSDKKALKFPLVFRTRRQNIQGGQAPWKAAYAEDDVQLQKVYDQVRDFADNIIVQEYCPGAEDHVQVMMYKGEPLMVGDYIGEHHMPLAGGVTTQRISCCHQPLIDDAVKLFKAIGYEGLGGVQYHYDPETDKYIFLEINPRFIGGTPTLIMAGFNTSFLFWQSHFEPEKMKKTKYRLGLRSRILGGDANWMIGMIRGDQLPPGQARLGKIETVLRFLWNCFPWTKDDAFMLRDPKPFMVDFMQMVKKLGAQGHDIIGNPESQDRAH; encoded by the coding sequence ATGTATGCGGTAAAGCCGTTTATTCAAGAAAAAATCAAGGAAAAGGACAGAAGACGAAGAGTTCTTGCCATTGTTGGGGATACCCAGGTGGGGCTCTGGGTGGTCAGGAACCTGGCCATGAACGGCCTGACGGTTCATTGCATTGTTAAATCAAAGTATGGGCAGCCGGCCCACAGTCGGTACTCCAGCAGCGCATGGGTCATGGAATCACCGGCTTACAGTCCAGGCTTTATTGATGAAATTACGGAACTGGTCAATCTGCTGGATGTGGGTTCCATTATGCCTGTTGCAGAAGGCTATCATAATGTTCTCATAGATGTGCGAGATCAGTTTGAGCCGGATGTTCATCTGTTTTCTCCTGCCCGGGAAGCTTTTGATAAGGCAACTGACAAGGATTATATGCAGGAGTTATGTCAGAAATTGGGTGTCCCTGTGGCCAAAGGTATGTGCCTGGACCAATTCATGTCCGATAAAAAAGCATTGAAATTCCCTTTGGTCTTCAGGACCAGGCGACAGAACATTCAAGGGGGGCAGGCGCCTTGGAAAGCCGCCTATGCAGAAGATGATGTCCAGCTCCAGAAAGTTTATGATCAGGTCCGTGATTTTGCAGATAACATCATTGTTCAGGAATACTGCCCCGGGGCAGAGGATCATGTTCAGGTGATGATGTATAAGGGCGAGCCGTTAATGGTTGGGGATTATATTGGTGAACATCATATGCCCCTGGCCGGGGGGGTGACCACCCAGCGAATCAGCTGCTGTCATCAGCCTTTGATTGATGATGCTGTCAAGCTGTTTAAGGCAATAGGCTACGAAGGATTGGGTGGGGTTCAATACCATTATGACCCTGAAACCGACAAATATATTTTTCTTGAAATTAACCCCAGATTTATCGGGGGAACACCTACTTTGATTATGGCGGGCTTTAATACCTCTTTTCTTTTCTGGCAGAGCCATTTTGAGCCTGAGAAAATGAAAAAGACAAAGTATCGTCTGGGATTAAGATCCAGGATTCTTGGCGGGGATGCTAACTGGATGATCGGTATGATCCGGGGGGATCAATTGCCTCCGGGACAAGCGCGTCTTGGTAAAATAGAGACCGTTCTGCGATTTTTGTGGAATTGCTTTCCCTGGACAAAGGATGATGCTTTTATGCTTAGAGACCCTAAACCTTTTATGGTTGATTTTATGCAGATGGTTAAAAAGCTGGGTGCTCAGGGGCATGATATTATTGGTAACCCGGAATCTCAGGATCGTGCGCATTGA
- a CDS encoding glycosyltransferase yields the protein MQVCSPVPWFPFLASGAKITNENWKGLGVSRPRFFYTPKIFKNNDARFYARGILPWVKNICRDWQPDVLDAHFVWPDGVGVSLIAKNLGIPYVITLRGKLFECMKEPSQVRQCAEALKGAAAVISVSSGLAEAAIELGADPARVSVIPNGVDAENFNIKDKNTCRKDLGLPEDKKILVTVAHLGHRKGHHEVIRALAGLPEDVCLILVGGPAQGGTHETIMAEAKKSGVEKRVILAGPQPYDQVARYFSTADASVLASYREGCPNAVLESLACGTPVVATDVGAVRDILPVPGAGCIVPRKQVEPLKEGIKKVLSTKWNSESVLEASKVKSWEQVAIEVATVFQQI from the coding sequence TTGCAGGTTTGTTCACCGGTTCCGTGGTTTCCCTTTTTGGCATCCGGGGCAAAAATCACCAATGAAAACTGGAAGGGTCTTGGCGTCTCAAGGCCCCGGTTTTTTTATACCCCCAAAATTTTTAAAAATAATGATGCGCGATTTTACGCCAGGGGAATTTTGCCTTGGGTTAAAAATATATGCCGTGACTGGCAACCGGATGTATTAGACGCACATTTTGTCTGGCCGGACGGTGTCGGTGTTTCTCTTATAGCAAAAAATCTTGGGATCCCTTATGTGATTACGTTGCGTGGTAAGCTGTTTGAATGCATGAAAGAACCTTCCCAGGTCAGGCAATGTGCTGAGGCCCTGAAGGGTGCAGCTGCGGTGATAAGTGTTTCCAGCGGCCTTGCCGAGGCGGCCATAGAATTGGGCGCAGATCCTGCCAGGGTAAGTGTCATTCCCAACGGCGTAGACGCTGAAAATTTTAATATCAAAGATAAGAATACCTGCAGAAAAGACCTTGGGCTGCCGGAGGACAAAAAAATATTGGTTACGGTGGCTCATCTGGGTCATCGAAAAGGACACCATGAAGTGATCAGGGCGCTTGCCGGTTTACCCGAAGATGTTTGCCTGATACTTGTGGGCGGTCCGGCTCAGGGGGGAACCCATGAGACCATCATGGCAGAAGCAAAAAAATCAGGTGTCGAAAAGCGGGTCATCCTTGCAGGCCCTCAACCATATGACCAGGTGGCCCGGTATTTTAGTACGGCCGATGCCAGTGTCTTGGCTTCCTACAGGGAAGGCTGTCCTAATGCCGTACTTGAGAGCCTTGCCTGCGGAACACCTGTGGTCGCAACAGATGTGGGCGCTGTGCGCGATATTTTGCCTGTTCCCGGTGCCGGTTGCATCGTGCCCAGGAAACAGGTTGAGCCATTGAAGGAAGGTATTAAAAAGGTTTTGTCAACGAAATGGAATTCTGAATCTGTGCTTGAGGCAAGTAAGGTCAAGTCATGGGAGCAGGTGGCAATTGAAGTGGCGACGGTGTTTCAACAGATATAA
- a CDS encoding glycosyltransferase, whose amino-acid sequence MERLITHLANGLQKKNVSMMVVCLQDKGELAEEIIESKKFVRAIGSHGSKDIKAVWALRKLFKDFKPAIINIHDYSSLPYAALANLFFFNVPLMFTAHGLLYEGFEKLQKRYRFFSRFLSGFSAVSNAVANRHRNYLDWGKEIQVIPNGVPEIKKDDSLRGQVRNELGMDAHDILFLAVGNPRPEKGFEDLIQAAVALKSMTTGRFRFKIAVAGKLFDSEYCRMLLASINAENLKDCFMFLGFRRDTAALYNAADIFVLSSRSEGLPMVILEAMTAQLPVIATGVGGIPDAVGQAALLVDPQDPCVLAVAMHELMANPDKRNTLARKGQALVREKYSMEKMVDAYIQAYEDLVKIK is encoded by the coding sequence ATGGAGCGCCTCATTACTCACCTGGCCAATGGGTTGCAGAAAAAAAATGTGTCTATGATGGTCGTTTGTCTCCAGGACAAAGGAGAATTAGCCGAAGAAATTATAGAATCCAAAAAGTTTGTTCGTGCTATAGGAAGCCATGGCAGCAAAGATATAAAAGCTGTCTGGGCATTAAGGAAATTATTTAAAGACTTCAAGCCTGCTATAATAAACATTCATGACTATTCAAGTCTGCCTTACGCTGCTCTGGCAAACCTGTTTTTTTTTAACGTTCCGTTAATGTTTACAGCCCATGGTCTGCTGTACGAAGGTTTCGAAAAGCTGCAGAAGAGATACCGGTTTTTCTCAAGATTTTTATCAGGCTTTTCTGCCGTATCTAATGCGGTTGCAAATCGTCATCGGAATTATCTTGATTGGGGAAAAGAGATCCAGGTAATTCCCAATGGTGTCCCTGAAATCAAAAAAGACGATTCGCTCAGAGGTCAGGTCCGAAATGAATTGGGGATGGATGCCCATGACATCCTTTTTTTGGCTGTGGGAAATCCCAGACCGGAAAAAGGGTTTGAAGATCTTATCCAGGCGGCTGTAGCGCTTAAATCAATGACAACTGGACGATTTAGATTCAAAATTGCCGTGGCAGGTAAACTTTTCGACAGTGAATATTGCAGGATGCTTTTGGCCTCTATTAACGCTGAAAATCTCAAGGACTGTTTTATGTTTTTGGGGTTTCGACGTGATACTGCAGCACTCTACAACGCTGCGGATATCTTTGTCCTTTCAAGCAGAAGTGAGGGACTGCCCATGGTGATCCTGGAAGCCATGACCGCGCAACTTCCTGTTATTGCAACCGGGGTGGGGGGAATCCCGGATGCCGTTGGACAGGCAGCCTTGCTTGTTGATCCTCAAGATCCTTGTGTGCTGGCGGTTGCCATGCATGAGCTGATGGCAAATCCTGATAAAAGAAACACTTTAGCCAGGAAGGGACAGGCGCTGGTCCGGGAAAAATACAGCATGGAAAAGATGGTGGACGCTTATATCCAGGCCTATGAAGACTTGGTAAAGATAAAGTGA
- a CDS encoding O-antigen ligase family protein: MPGIQVTDRKKLNGLLWVFVACALLLGLQAYDLPKRAYVSGRLEGIGGSDFAEANFFAAYMAAMLPLISIQLMRSKTWPQRFLCLAAAAFTANTVVLCRSRGALVGIVMGCMAAVFMAPRKFRKKIAIGLVLGAIGGLYVTDQQFLNRMTTIIVSDEEQRDESAGSRFRLWVAGMQMVSDHPLGIGIGNWYQTIGSYIPEYAGKDSHNTFVKCIAEMGIQGFSLFILAILFALNETRKIKSLSRQFPPDVQNDFSILSFGLFLSIVIILTCGLTITMIYTETVWILLMLPVCLRRAFENQVIDYQILEKKNNGVGSLS; the protein is encoded by the coding sequence ATGCCGGGAATTCAGGTTACAGACAGAAAAAAATTAAATGGGCTTTTATGGGTTTTTGTTGCTTGTGCATTGCTTCTGGGGTTACAGGCCTATGACCTTCCTAAAAGGGCATATGTGAGCGGCCGCCTTGAGGGCATCGGAGGATCTGATTTTGCCGAAGCCAATTTTTTCGCAGCGTACATGGCGGCCATGTTACCGCTAATTAGCATCCAACTTATGCGGAGCAAAACCTGGCCTCAGCGTTTTTTATGTCTTGCAGCTGCAGCCTTTACAGCGAACACAGTTGTCCTTTGCAGAAGCAGGGGCGCATTGGTTGGCATCGTTATGGGATGCATGGCCGCAGTGTTCATGGCCCCACGAAAATTTCGGAAAAAAATAGCCATTGGTCTTGTTCTCGGGGCCATTGGCGGGCTGTATGTGACAGATCAGCAGTTTTTAAATCGTATGACAACAATAATTGTTTCTGACGAAGAACAAAGGGATGAGTCTGCTGGAAGCCGCTTTCGTCTGTGGGTTGCAGGTATGCAAATGGTTTCAGACCACCCTTTGGGAATCGGTATCGGTAACTGGTATCAGACCATAGGAAGTTACATTCCTGAATATGCCGGAAAAGATTCCCACAACACATTTGTCAAATGTATTGCAGAAATGGGTATTCAAGGATTTTCATTATTTATCCTGGCCATTCTTTTTGCATTAAATGAAACCCGGAAAATCAAGTCTTTGTCCAGGCAGTTTCCTCCGGATGTTCAGAATGATTTTTCTATTTTAAGTTTTGGTTTGTTTTTATCCATCGTTATCATACTAACCTGTGGGCTTACAATAACTATGATATATACGGAGACAGTGTGGATTTTACTGATGTTGCCGGTGTGCTTAAGACGAGCTTTTGAAAACCAAGTGATTGATTATCAAATCCTTGAAAAAAAGAATAATGGGGTTGGTAGTCTATCTTGA